From Gimesia panareensis, the proteins below share one genomic window:
- a CDS encoding RDD family protein yields the protein MAGVARDRSLGEGVYFAPDDYLGFRRRLIISLVDVSLVFLLWIPIWILFTYVPYEFVLTPDLVWFFCCWCYLAVLRPSRVRSVGYWVTGARIVTLRGTKPSVLRMTYRLLLNLYSPFNLLFDLLWVGVDRDRQSLTDRYAGTCVVRKNAVPAGQAEIHYACYTAMTFVYFYPCVVLPRVNGVAESH from the coding sequence ATGGCAGGAGTTGCACGGGATCGTTCCCTGGGGGAAGGCGTTTACTTTGCGCCTGACGATTACCTCGGTTTTCGCCGTCGCCTGATCATTTCGCTGGTGGATGTCAGCCTTGTTTTTCTGCTCTGGATCCCGATTTGGATCCTTTTTACATATGTGCCGTACGAATTTGTGCTGACTCCGGACCTGGTCTGGTTCTTTTGCTGCTGGTGCTATCTGGCCGTGCTGCGACCCTCGCGCGTGCGGAGTGTGGGCTACTGGGTGACGGGGGCCCGGATTGTCACCCTGCGGGGCACAAAGCCTTCTGTGTTGCGGATGACGTATCGCCTGTTGCTGAATCTTTACTCTCCCTTCAACCTGCTGTTTGATCTGCTGTGGGTGGGAGTGGACCGGGATCGCCAGTCACTGACCGACCGGTACGCCGGGACCTGCGTGGTGCGAAAGAACGCGGTGCCTGCGGGGCAAGCTGAAATTCATTACGCCTGTTACACGGCGATGACGTTTGTCTATTTTTATCCCTGTG
- a CDS encoding class I SAM-dependent methyltransferase, translated as MSNPMYSEFAAAYASAIRNNSYNAGYDRPSLLALLPELKGLKVLDLGCGPGVYAEILLSKGAEVTAVDRSAEMVALVKQNLGEAVCCYEQDLALGLPREADGAYDLAICPLALHYLEDFTPLLSEVRRVLQPGGLFVFSTHHPFVDYSFSPSGNYFLTEKIVDEWNTVGEPVRVEYYRRPLSAILQPLIDAGFLIVELSEGRPEAGMQQSDPESYQKLSTAPGFLFVKCRVA; from the coding sequence ATGTCCAATCCGATGTATTCCGAATTTGCAGCCGCGTATGCGTCGGCGATCCGCAATAACAGCTACAACGCAGGGTATGACCGCCCTTCTCTGCTGGCACTGCTGCCGGAGCTGAAGGGGCTGAAAGTTCTCGATCTGGGATGCGGTCCGGGCGTGTATGCCGAAATTCTGCTCAGCAAGGGGGCGGAAGTGACTGCGGTGGACCGATCGGCGGAAATGGTCGCCCTGGTGAAACAGAACCTGGGAGAGGCGGTGTGCTGTTATGAGCAGGATCTGGCATTGGGACTGCCCCGGGAAGCGGATGGGGCGTATGACCTGGCGATCTGCCCGCTGGCGCTGCATTACCTGGAAGATTTCACGCCTTTGCTCTCAGAGGTGAGACGCGTGCTCCAGCCGGGCGGGCTGTTTGTGTTTTCCACTCATCATCCGTTCGTCGATTATTCGTTTTCTCCGAGCGGGAATTATTTTCTGACGGAGAAAATCGTCGACGAGTGGAATACGGTGGGAGAGCCGGTGCGCGTGGAGTATTACCGGCGGCCTTTGTCTGCGATTCTGCAGCCGCTAATCGACGCGGGGTTCCTGATCGTGGAATTGAGCGAAGGCCGGCCGGAGGCAGGCATGCAGCAGAGCGATCCGGAAAGCTACCAGAAACTGTCGACGGCACCCGGGTTTCTGTTTGTGAAATGCCGGGTTGCCTGA